Proteins from one Impatiens glandulifera chromosome 2, dImpGla2.1, whole genome shotgun sequence genomic window:
- the LOC124926889 gene encoding BURP domain-containing protein BNM2A-like — MNSRFSTFGSILLLLLSLLLVLFLTLHSKVSFPNPPPDNPIEIHNQNHHHNHSSSLQTSDDNLDPAFRVFFHFNELKPGKIMPIYFPIKDPSKTPHLLPRNESDSIPFSSSQLPTILKFFSFSNDSKQAKAMEDTLKHCEFEPLNGERKFCATSLESMMDSAIEIFGPGSRLKVMMTTHVSDHKAAFQNYTIVKVPKEILAPRILACHTLPYPYAVLYCHSQESDNRLFEVSLNGENGERVEATAICHMNTTQWDPDHMAFRVLGIKPGGSPVCHFFPADNLVWIPVP; from the coding sequence ATGAATTCCAGATTTTCTACTTTTGGTTCCatccttcttctccttctttctCTTCTCCTTGTTCTTTTTCTTACCCTTCATTCTAAGGTAAGTTTTCCTAATCCTCCTCCTGATAATCCAATCGAGATTCAcaatcaaaatcatcaccatAATCACTCATCATCACTTCAAACAAGTGATGATAATCTTGACCCTGCTTTTAGGGTTTTCTTCCATTTCAACGAACTAAAACCAGGTAAAATCATGCCAATCTATTTCCCCATCAAAGATCCATCCAAAACCCCTCATCTTCTCCCTAGAAACGAATCAGATTCAATTCCCTTTTCCTCATCTCAACTACCCACCATCCTAAAATTCTTCTCCTTCTCAAATGACTCAAAACAAGCCAAAGCCATGGAAGACACCTTAAAGCACTGTGAATTCGAACCACTCAATGGAGAAAGAAAGTTCTGCGCCACGTCTCTTGAATCAATGATGGACTCAGCCATCGAAATATTCGGACCCGGATCTCGACTCAAGGTTATGATGACTACCCACGTTTCAGATCACAAAGCTGCGTTCCAAAACTACACGATTGTTAAAGTTCCTAAAGAGATTTTAGCTCCAAGGATCTTGGCTTGTCATACTTTGCCTTACCCTTATGCTGTTTTGTATTGTCATAGCCAAGAGAGTGATAATCGACTGTTTGAGGTTTCGTTGAATGGAGAGAATGGGGAGAGGGTGGAGGCGACGGCGATCTGTCATATGAATACGACTCAATGGGATCCTGATCATATGGCTTTTCGTGTGCTGGGGATCAAACCGGGTGGCTCACCTGTTTGTCATTTCTTTCCGGCTGATAATCTTGTATGGATTCCGGTGCCGTAG
- the LOC124926155 gene encoding cell cycle checkpoint control protein RAD9A isoform X2, whose amino-acid sequence MEFSLSGNALKTLARSITCLARIGNELVVEASPSQLTFHSLNSSRSTYLSISFKPDFFDVYTISNPQVKCSLLLKAVCSVLRTPVTSIDHLSVLLPDQYASKIQWTLDCYNGIRKAYWITCNIEPDIQHLSLDRRKLPSSFVVRPRDLTRLLANFQSTLQEITIIATEPLSSPADVENEIGGKAVELRSYLDPTKENDSSLHTQLWIDPTEEFMLYTHNRDPVDVTFAVKELKAFLSFCEGCEVDIHFYFDKAGEPILMAPKFGLDDGSTSNFDATLVLATMLASQLQDGNPVEAAADAMHGQPVHETSQAEDRSRGNVSEPPPSDHTRIWSDLSGKFDIFKCNLMSSIRTNVIL is encoded by the exons ATGGAGTTCAGTCTTAGTGGAAATGCTCTGAAAACTTTGGCCAGATCGATCACATGCCTCGCGCGCATCGGAAACGAGCTAGTTGTTGAAGCCTCTCCTTCTCAG CTCACATTCCACTCACTGAATTCATCAAGATCCACGTACCTTTCGATATCATTTAAGCCTGATTTCTTCGATGTTTACACCATTTCTAATCCTCAGGTCAAATGTAGTCTTCTTCTTAAG GCTGTCTGTTCTGTTCTAAGGACACCGGTTACAAGTATTGACCATTTAAGTGTGCTGCTTCCTGATCAATATGCATCAAAGATACAGTGGACGTTGGACTGCTATAATG GGATAAGGAAAGCATACTGGATCACTTGCAATATTGAACCTGACATACAACATCTCTCTCTTGATAGAAGAAAGCTTCCTAGTAGCTTTGTTGTGAGACCTCGTGACCTGACCAGGCTACTAGCAAATTTCCAATCAACTCTTCAGGAGATCACCATTATTGCTACAGAACCTTTGTCTTCGCCTGCCGATGTGGAAAATGAAATTGGTGGGAAAGCTGTTGAACTCAGAAGTTATTTAGACCCAACAAAAG AAAATGATTCATCCCTCCACACTCAGCTATGGATAGATCCAACAGAAGAGTTTATGCTGTATACCCACAATAGAGATCCTGTGGATGTTACATTTGCTGTCAAAGAATTAAAG gcatttctttctttctgtgAAGGATGTGAAGTAGATATTCACTTCTATTTTGACAAAGCGGGCGA GCCTATTCTTATGGCACCAAAATTTGGGCTAGATGATGGCTCAACATCCAATTTTGATGCGACACTAGTACTTGCAACGATGCTAGCATCTCAGTTGCAAGATGGAAATCCTGTAGAAGCTGCTGCTGATGCAATGCATGGTCAACCTGTTCATGAGACGTCTCAAGCAGAAGATAGATCAAGAGGAAATGTGTCTGAGCCTCCTCCGTCTGATCATACACGAATTTGGTCTGATTTGTCAGGTAAATTTGACATCTTTAAATGCAATCTAATGTCATCAATCAGGACTAATGTTATTCTCTAG
- the LOC124926155 gene encoding cell cycle checkpoint control protein RAD9A isoform X1 — MEFSLSGNALKTLARSITCLARIGNELVVEASPSQLTFHSLNSSRSTYLSISFKPDFFDVYTISNPQVKCSLLLKAVCSVLRTPVTSIDHLSVLLPDQYASKIQWTLDCYNGIRKAYWITCNIEPDIQHLSLDRRKLPSSFVVRPRDLTRLLANFQSTLQEITIIATEPLSSPADVENEIGGKAVELRSYLDPTKAENDSSLHTQLWIDPTEEFMLYTHNRDPVDVTFAVKELKAFLSFCEGCEVDIHFYFDKAGEPILMAPKFGLDDGSTSNFDATLVLATMLASQLQDGNPVEAAADAMHGQPVHETSQAEDRSRGNVSEPPPSDHTRIWSDLSGKFDIFKCNLMSSIRTNVIL; from the exons ATGGAGTTCAGTCTTAGTGGAAATGCTCTGAAAACTTTGGCCAGATCGATCACATGCCTCGCGCGCATCGGAAACGAGCTAGTTGTTGAAGCCTCTCCTTCTCAG CTCACATTCCACTCACTGAATTCATCAAGATCCACGTACCTTTCGATATCATTTAAGCCTGATTTCTTCGATGTTTACACCATTTCTAATCCTCAGGTCAAATGTAGTCTTCTTCTTAAG GCTGTCTGTTCTGTTCTAAGGACACCGGTTACAAGTATTGACCATTTAAGTGTGCTGCTTCCTGATCAATATGCATCAAAGATACAGTGGACGTTGGACTGCTATAATG GGATAAGGAAAGCATACTGGATCACTTGCAATATTGAACCTGACATACAACATCTCTCTCTTGATAGAAGAAAGCTTCCTAGTAGCTTTGTTGTGAGACCTCGTGACCTGACCAGGCTACTAGCAAATTTCCAATCAACTCTTCAGGAGATCACCATTATTGCTACAGAACCTTTGTCTTCGCCTGCCGATGTGGAAAATGAAATTGGTGGGAAAGCTGTTGAACTCAGAAGTTATTTAGACCCAACAAAAG CAGAAAATGATTCATCCCTCCACACTCAGCTATGGATAGATCCAACAGAAGAGTTTATGCTGTATACCCACAATAGAGATCCTGTGGATGTTACATTTGCTGTCAAAGAATTAAAG gcatttctttctttctgtgAAGGATGTGAAGTAGATATTCACTTCTATTTTGACAAAGCGGGCGA GCCTATTCTTATGGCACCAAAATTTGGGCTAGATGATGGCTCAACATCCAATTTTGATGCGACACTAGTACTTGCAACGATGCTAGCATCTCAGTTGCAAGATGGAAATCCTGTAGAAGCTGCTGCTGATGCAATGCATGGTCAACCTGTTCATGAGACGTCTCAAGCAGAAGATAGATCAAGAGGAAATGTGTCTGAGCCTCCTCCGTCTGATCATACACGAATTTGGTCTGATTTGTCAGGTAAATTTGACATCTTTAAATGCAATCTAATGTCATCAATCAGGACTAATGTTATTCTCTAG
- the LOC124926676 gene encoding rapid alkalinization factor, with product MAAVFSGYSKVIILLATCFMAVLFISSNGASASMDAADQLLGWIPTKSGCRGSIGECLGDEEELDLDSEINRRILATTNYISYGALQRNSVPCSRRGASYYNCRSGAQANPYTRGCSAITRCRS from the coding sequence ATGGCGGCGGTATTCTCAGGTTATTCAAaggtaataatattattagctACTTGTTTTATGGCCGTCCTATTCATCTCATCAAACGGAGCATCAGCAAGCATGGACGCCGCCGATCAACTTCTCGGCTGGATTCCGACTAAATCCGGCTGCCGCGGAAGCATAGGCGAGTGTCTCGGCGATGAAGAAGAATTGGACCTTGATTCGGAAATCAACCGTCGGATCTTAGCCACAACTAACTACATTAGTTACGGCGCTTTGCAGAGAAACAGCGTGCCTTGTTCGAGACGCGGCGCTTCATACTACAATTGTAGATCGGGAGCTCAGGCCAATCCTTACACCCGTGGTTGTAGCGCAATCACTCGTTGCAGGAGTTag